TAGATCTTGTACTAACATCCATTAAACGCTATGCTAATATGTCTTCAAAAGAGAaccctatttattattttattttaatctattttttcttCGTTTCAATCTTGGTTTTTGATTCTTTTTACATTAAATCTGCTTATTACTGTTGCAatagtttacaaatatttttagtccaaatacaattcattgaaaatatatccccccttttttctccggatttttttttttttttgaaaaggggggggggggggctggaggTTTAGTTAAATACAGTGGAAAAATGTTTTGCCCAAAGTCCAATGGTTCACACTGATGTGTTTTTGTCCTTCTGTCTCTTTTTAATCGTCCGTGTCACGGGATGCTGCTTCACCCTTTACCGGTTCTGGTTTCACTTGCATAGCttatatatataggtataatgCATATGTATAGCCAGAGTCTTCACTGTGACACACATTTCCCTTTTTGGAGGGAAATaaatgaacttttgtaattgtcAATTAAGATACAAATGATATGTACCACTTTCGaattataaaactacaaaaatcttcgtgttttgtttttgttttgttgttttgttgttttgtttgtatcgAAACTTTCAGGCGGCCCGGCCACTTTGAGCTCAGATCATCggttattgataataaaattaattaaatatactttgttgaaaaatatggtatattcTATAAGACATATTCGATGTTTTGACTTGAAAGTGCGCAAATTGTACATGCAAATGGAAATAAAAGCGAAGACGCATCATACAGAACAGTTGTCCAGTGCCTCAGATCCACTGAAAACAAAGTCGCTCTCTGAAAAGTTCCCAACGCtagattaaataaaaagatgtttcaaaTTCGTATTCTAGATATTGGGTTTGTTCATTCGAATCTTGAATGTTTGCGAAATTTTGCTCGGgttgaataaaaatgttatttgaagTTTTAGTAAAAATCTGCAATTAAACAATGGCGCGTGAACTTTTTGTGTGTTTCCCTCTAGCTGGAAACAAACTTATTACGAGGAGGAACATGCTTCCAGTGAATAAAAACGGAAAGAAACCTAAAGAGAAATGATTTTTCTTCCGCTGTACAATTTTACGACGATAGAATATTTGTGTAATGAGAAAAACTCGTAAATTTTCTGTCAACATACCTGCGAAGACAATTCAGTCGGTTCTACTTTAACTATTAATATCTTTTTACTGTGTACATCGAAAAATACACAGTTTATCTAACATGCAAGATTAATGACTGTTGAGCAATTTGGTATgctatatgtgaatgtttttgatagaattatactataaattatcataaaagtcTTCGAAGAAGCACATAATCATTTTACCGAGATCGCGTAATGGattttacaagttatttttaagggtgtcttcgtcgaggtccgcgttcgtcTGTTATAAATAAACGAGGCCTGGAATGGCGTTATTTTCAAATCGTTATTCGTAGTATAAACTTCGTAAaggataaaattttgaatcattcaaAATGGCAGACGCAACAGCAGCACCAGCAGTAGCACCAGCTAAATCACCAAAGAAAAAGGCagcagccaagccaaagaagccTTCCGCACATCCTAAATACAGCGAGATGATTGGAAAAGCCATCGCCGCTTTGAAAGAACGTGGAGGTTCCTCAAGGCAAGCAATTCTGAAGTACATCATGGCCAACTTCAACGTCGGAAAAGATGCCAAGTCAGTAAATGCTCATTTAAAACTTGCACTCAGAGCCGGAGTTAAGAACAACAGTTTGAAGCAGTCCAAGGGAACTGGAGCATCCGGATCTTTCAGAATTGGAGAGGCTAAAGTAGTTAAAAAGAAGCCAGCAAAGGCAAAGAAAGCAGccaaacctaaagccgccaagcctaAGAAGGCAAAGAGCACACCCAAGAAGAAGAAGccagcagcaaagaaaccagctggagagaaaaaggcgGCCAAACCAAAGGCAAaaaaaccagcagcaaagaaagcagccaagccaaagaagccAGCAGCCAAGTCACCAGCAAAAAAGAAGGCAGCCAAACCAAAAGCCAagaagacaccaaagaagaagtaaactgTTCCAGACTTCAGTCTGCAGAGGCTATTCAGCCACCAaaagcccttttaagggctacccaatttattcaaaaagaatcTACAATTGTTGTACATTAGTTATCAAACTAAATCTAGCTGAGCCCTACCCTTTTCTTTACTTTTCTCTGAACTTTGCACTGGTCtctgaaatattttttggggtcaaattatttccattgtttgttttatttcactcCTTGTGACTATACTATTTCTAACACCTAAGTAtgcagctgttttttttttttatattttttgtgtagTTAGGCACCATTAAAGTTATATCAGTGTATTTTCACGCACTTATTTGAACTGAATAGAACTTTTTTCTATTCAGTTTTCGTTAGAGTGACAATCTACGAAAATAGGAAGTCATGCTAGGGCTTTATTGTGCTCTTTTTTTTAGGGGGAAGGGGGTCAAAATCACACAGCTAACCTTCAAccgaaaaatcatttttgtcattatgtGAGTTTTTCCATTTCTCTCTTCTTCTTCGTGTTCAACTTGACTGACATTTTTTGTTGGACTTTTTCTACACGTAAGCAAAGTCAAAGGTTGGCTCTCTATTTCATATCAACTAGTCaatggggaggtaactctaaaattaAACTCAGTACTTTTTTTCAgtactatataaataaactgttaaaatgtatacaatacAAAAGATGTATAACGTATCGTCAAAATCAGATTAGTAGCAAATGAATGCAGTGACGTTTgtctgttatttatttatttttttatttattatttgtcaaaattactacaataatatTGTGTATTAAAAGTTGGAAGGAAAC
The DNA window shown above is from Mytilus galloprovincialis unplaced genomic scaffold, xbMytGall1.hap1.1 HAP1_SCAFFOLD_101, whole genome shotgun sequence and carries:
- the LOC143060248 gene encoding histone H5-like; its protein translation is MADATAAPAVAPAKSPKKKAAAKPKKPSAHPKYSEMIGKAIAALKERGGSSRQAILKYIMANFNVGKDAKSVNAHLKLALRAGVKNNSLKQSKGTGASGSFRIGEAKVVKKKPAKAKKAAKPKAAKPKKAKSTPKKKKPAAKKPAGEKKAAKPKAKKPAAKKAAKPKKPAAKSPAKKKAAKPKAKKTPKKK